CGACAAGACAGGTGATTACAGATGATTACAGGTGAAATagtagtacatgtaacgatatatatacaccactacgacgtttatattttttgtaattagtaattaatacaaatgttgagaagcaactgtcagtaatatagtttatttgtatagtatgtgtttataatctaccCAAACTCACAGTAatacagggaaaaatttcatttgaaaattttgttttatagcaaAATTGctatcaaactgattttttagtcaagaaacatagttttgtattgtattttttgctacacaattgtagaaatgtgtagcaaaaaggttgttttgtatagctttttgctatgctacactggcgaaattattccctgtaataaataaaagtttatttgtatatatatttatattatattgaatagtaccaacactcacagtatgAAATTTGCGAtttaaatggcgaccaaaagtggttaatacgtatttacagtattgcaatgctgtatcttaaagccccattccctacgttttttagatctaatttaagatcacaaactatatttaatgtaaaaataatactatatggtcctattgcgataacttttttcgtctttaaacggttaaaaatgtgaaaaataagtcgattctaataattatagcggcccgctataaatcccaaaatgcattgcgcgcggattgatatttttgtttttcacctgtaattcgcccacttttcgatcgatcgtgaggccaaaacaaatggaagactcctaacttttcagcgaaaataccaggttttccccaatttgtatcaacagagtctggcaaaaatagaaagacaattaatgcagcaactatacatcaggctaggtatatagctcgcgtacaatgttcgtacgttaccgatgtttaccagctaggcctacaaaactaagcctagctaggctaggcctaagaccgtccacgagaggttgatcgccgcgagctacttaggtagtgcattgtttctcactttttataataatttaccataaaacgtacatttaagacaaggaatgacatggtttaatgtttttaaagtgatatatatgtattattttcaaaaaaacgtccaaaattgcagggaaggggtctttaaggttttaagtttattctctATGGGCCCATAAATTTGATGTATGACTCTGATGGTAAAAAAATTGACCCTGCACATAAGATTTCCTCTAGGTTTTGGACGATATAGTTTTAAGCTGTGTCCCCTGGTTCTGATGTTGAGAGACAATTTAAATAACTCTTTTGGATCAATATCTTCAAAGTCTTTCAAAATTTTGAAAGCTTCAATCAAATCTCCAAAGTCTTCTTGTCTCTAATGGTTGAAGATCAAGATATTCTAGCCTTTTTTCATATGGTAGATCACTTATTGACTTGACCATCTTTGTAGCTCTTCTCTGCACCTTCTCCAagatttctttgtctttgttatAGTAAGGAGACCAGGACTGAATACAGTATTCCATATGTGGATGGATGTATGCCTTGTACATGACCTGAAAACTTTCTTTGtcaatatttttgaatgttCTTTTGACAGCGAGGAGGTTAGTCTCAACCAAGAATTactattctcaaatgtacttagtataaagtacaaattacgtcatagtAAGACAACACATCTGACCAATACTAGATGTTAATTGAATATATCTATGGAGATAAAATAGCATGCTGTCGAcaaatgtttaaacattttaaaataaatttacctctttcattacaattttcttaaaacaatCGAATGTACCCATATACAGTCTTGATTCTCCAGATGTCACTTGCGTTTGGAGTCTTACCTGTAAAGAGATAGATTGTGTACCTGTAATTGTGTTATAATTAGAAGAAATGGTATATAATGTATAGTGTAAAGCCTAAAATGTCAGCGGCCCTATTACATTTTTACCTTTTTCACTACCTTTTATTTTCGCGATTTGAGTTTCttgtgtaatttttttaaccaaattggCGAATGTCCATAAATGGACAAAGGATTCGTCAAGAAAGTACACTATGGATTTCCTACAAAATGACCTAAGAAATGTCGTAagcttttttatttaaattcgaCTGTTATTTTAGCGATCAATCCTCTCACTGCGCCATACGTCTCGATCGCTATGAGAAGAAATGTTATCATTGTTTTGAGCGAGGCAGCGCAGGCTGAGTTGggccaaagatagtgtagtaggaaGATGTTACACTTCGCTCAAAAATTAGAGAACCGCTCGAGATAGGGCGCCTCTCACTACGAGTAGGGATAGACGAATCTGAAAAATGAGGAGCGCAATGGCAAAGCCCAATGAAAATGGTGTTTTCggcaataaattgtaaaaataagccacaaaaaacaaacaaaaacttctttttttgtctttatttagacttgccccaagtctgtattgttttttatttatttgtttttatttcggccgcgatttttgtctgaaaatacagacttgtgaaacatgtatagaaatcgatttgcagaccgcaaacatccgataagaatgacgtaggttatcataccgtatttggctatatggggcgggcggtatgtaaatatggatttcgaatcaaccaatgatcattttgtttcaaaatgaaaaagatcgagtacgtacagtgctgaatgtacgatcgagactgttgaaatatgaaatcgtgttgccaagttgttttgtttattaattgtttagtccttagcctaggcctccttcgtaggtcctacttaactcgcacgtatgacctgccaaataaaacgccaataaggtaggcctacataccaccaccggcacacaacaggattcacacacaacagacagggctacactacacagaacaggacagggtctgggtgggaattaaatcaaattatctccgcgtaatattaaatgatccattcaatgtttgatttgcggagaagcaagAAGAgttttcttgggaaaaatcccatcaaatttttaccagactactactaggcatacggtataaaattatttctagccttcagaaactttcattaatgtacccaagtacacattgtctaaacgtaacatagcgcatgcgtaccttcttagttgttgagtctttgaaattctgaaacatgaatattaaaacagtgtacaagtgagtagccaatcgcatgcagctgaaactagtcaaccggataatctatgcaccaagaattcttggtgtcaaaccacgtgacttttgcgtgtttccccagacggagtatccaaactcaagtaatacacgtatgaaacgccatatgtgcaaatatttatatttttactaaaattaagaaaaaactccatctggagcccagactagtctttattatacaaagttaaaaattaatatgatgttTTCATACTGTTCTTCTgatctttttaattgttaatacatttatttggagTGAGTTTTGTCATGACATGACTGTAAACACTGAGCTAGGATCAGGAGGAGGCTTACCTGTAGACGCATTCATGAATGGATGCTGGTCATctcgtacccaaaccaacccgtacccgtAAAAACTCTTACCTACTGTATCTTGGTAAACCCCAGTTAAGTCTGAAGTCATAATGCAaattttacagtatacagtattgttgttgacaaacaatatatgatttatgaataaatgataGCAATTCTTCTGCAATTTCTATAAAACTCTAGGGgtagaatctgtaaattcatTTCTATAGAAATTATCTGTTTCTATAGATTAACATAGAATTCTAAAACTTCTATAGATagaacattttttgtaagggtAGTAATGAAAGGCGGTAAAGTAGGCCTCCCCACGGATATTTTTTCCTTGATATAACCTTACCAATAATGAACTCATTGGCTTATaagttataattaatattatcaataatgttAGGCGTTACATAATCAGGGCATATAAAATTAAGATGAATGCACAAAAGTTCGGAGTGTTAcaagcataatataataattagttacagtattattaaattattaaaattaatagataattaacaataattggtttttttttcagtaaaaaaaCATACTCGTAGTCCTAAATTCCTATAATGTTCAAGCCTACATGGTACCGTATTCAGTGTATGCAGATCgactatttgtataatattattgattataataaatattgattgattgattgattattgacTACATGCCATACTACCTATTCTCTTTTATTACCCATTTAGATATAAACCATAAGTAATCGATTATTATATAGGCAtacacattgtaggcctattattattaccacTAGGGCTcctaatatatttattcactctGATGAAgaagtgtttctaaagctaggTATTAAATTTTCTATCTCTGTCCaatgataaacaattaaatgtaaataatttaaaaaagttcaattgatttgcaaataaaaacattaaaataaaagaaataaaatacggGTAGATAAATTCCAGGTACCTAAACAATTCCAGGTAATTGAAACACAAATTTGTATTCCAAAGCATATAAAAAGGATTCATTTGCACTTTCTATAaagataacattacattttatatgttaattcgtattaaatcttaattttacaatCATATTATTCAACTGTTATAATAGCCTATTTCCTATACAATAACTTTCCGTATCCCTACTCGACGTGCGAGGCACCCTTTAAATTTAGCTCCATGTTGTCTCGCTTTTATTTGCATTGAAAGAATAGGAAGTGTAACATCTTCCttctacactatctttggttgGGCCTAGCTAGCTGCATTATTTTTATTCCTATCCAATTAAGGcataaatcatgaataattcattagaataattatgatataatatggaacattatagagggcgctatctAATCATGCAGAGAGATTAAATAATTTGCCAACTGAAATTTGTGGTCTAATTCGAGGTCTTCCAAGAACATGTTTTCTTTTAATACTAATAGTCgggagattatttagagggttaggtttagtatatttaggaagtagatcaCCTTGTCTTGCAATTTTTTATAACAGAAAATTATTAAGAAAggtaatataattaaaataatgtatcgtTAGGAATAGGGGGAACGCCAGCCAGGCAGGGTGGTCAGGTCGgagctagttccgtttcgcacctgtcatttATTTCGATTCAAAATTCAGGAGGAGGAACTGAGGGATAGGAGCCTAGCAAGCCGCCCTACCTAGCCTagagcctagctagctaggcctaggccctacctaGTTAGAGGGCTAGGCCTAATGATGGAGGCTATATGAAACACACAGTCAGTCTGCAGAAAGAAGTCAGGCTTTACCTACCTTTATAGTATCTAGTGGATGTCCTGCAAACACAAGACAAACTCCACCAAATCCACCTGCAATTAAGTTTTTGGCAAGACTTATTTTTTGATTTTCTGACATTATTTTCGTTCGTTTAGTTCACAGGGCCCGATACTACAAGTACAACAACACGTTGTTTTTCATGTTGACACGATATGCATGACCAAATACGACCTCCTGACCTCCTTAACTTAATTCATTTGCATTAGAAATTTGTAACatagagtgatgcccgccctcataagggcggatgtatacagaCTGAAAagaagacttgatttaatagatttTGTTATGTATGTACATCGCATCTTGGTACCTTGATATGTAAATTAGGCTAGTCACGGTTTGTTGTAGTCATGGTATGATATGAGAGCTGTGCACAATAGGCGATACGTTGTATTAACCTTTAATGCTCCGTGTTGAGACATAATCTTATATAAGTGAGCCCTAGTATGAGTTACATAtgatataatttgtatttattatttactgatGAATTAGTTAGGTTTGATAGACATACTAATGATGATAGTATGCCAATGTTAACGGCGAATTATGTATGATAAGCCGTATTACGTTAGGGACGTGCTTTATGGCGCCCTGTCAATGTTTCTCTGTTTATAATTTAGTTTAACGGATGAATAGAAATAAAGTGAGCAAGAATAGCTCAAGAAAGAGAAGCTATTCTTCTGTGGTTTTGTCCGTGTTTAAACTGCGGGGGTTCCATGCAGAACAGATATTATACATGCCACATTAAATAGAactatgataatatattttgcaatttcaacatttttaagaCGTTTCTAGTGTACATTCacctttattaaattatttaggcTACCACCATgttaaattagttcacaaagaAAAGCCGAAcacatcaacaacaaaaacaacaaagcgTTTACCCAGCATGGCCTATTCTATGACATTGTCGCGTACTAATCTACGGCCGGTAAATTAAgtaatgtttttatgatataaattagaataaaatacatgttattaataggacaaaatgttacatttaattaatattcattcttTTTTACCAGAGACAAGTtagaaatatagaaatataaactATCCTTCATGAAAACGCGTAGCCTAAACAACAACACGCCCGGCGGTTGATGAAAGCGAGATGTTTAttcggcagtttttactaaataaattgcatgaaacgaacaattaaatatccaaacaacatttaaaatgatgttgtcatgtagttgataacatttttttttatcatgaataCACTAGTAGACGGACTCGTCCGACGATGACCATATGAGGCCTTTCGGCCAAACGAGAGCCGCCACGAGAACGTCGTCGCCGCTGTTTGTTTGGTGTTTAGTAGGACCACAAAATGCATACCATTGCTAAATAATTCATGAATAAAACTATATGTCTTTGAAGAGAAGAAATAGGTTCTAATGAAGACATATACATAGTTGTATTCATGAATTATTTAGCAATGGTATGCATTTTGTACTGTAGTCAAagatacattaaaatattttaacaattttcctaaaattttcctaaaatttgcataatccATACTCCACCAAAATAAGTTGAAATACAAATTtgataatatcttcctaagatagaaatatggaacaatagcgtagtactgaaaactaatgttatcaaatctacgtttcgcggtacatctaagATAGATAAGATAGGTATCCAATGCGGAGATTagtaccgaagtttttccattgtgctcgcctatgtcataattaaccataatttatatatagaagttGTGTTAGTTGCACCGGACCTgacccaacgttgcttaacttcggtaaTCTGAAGAGAACCAGTGTTTCAATGCAGTATAGCCATTTATCGTCGAATTATCGGCTACTTGTGGTTGTAAGGTCGTGCAATCGTTAGTATTATAAtttgaattaggcctactgatctataaaaaaaaatggttaaacGCATTAAAATTGGAGGAAAGGAGCAAGGATGGAATGAATTGACGTCTAATTTCATGTAGTTTAGGCatatatgatatataaataaaataaccagAAACAGAAACACTCAAATAACGTGacaaagtgtttttttaatttcacaaTGATACAGATAGTAAAGACATTTTTGCTGCGCTTAACACCATAATATTCATGaaaatttgtaaattttacATACTTCCTTTTTTAAGAACATGTAAAACATACTTTAATTTTATTCGCAAAGCAAACGACTAAATGATATAATAACCATTATGtcgtaaaaaatatacatatttttgttattgcTTTTTAACAAATGTTGCTTCCCATCCACTTTCTAACCACAGTTTACTTCCATATCCTTCCTGTAGAGCACTtatgtttttaagaaaatcaACGAATTCCCAATAGGTTGATTCGGATACACTTTCGCGTAGATTGACCACTTGACTCAAGAAATCTATCATATATTTGCCTTCTATAGACCCTTGGTTGAAACATTCAGTAACATCAATGTCGTTCCTAGTTCTCTCTAATTCATAACCAATATTGAGCGCTTTTAAGCCATCAATTACTTCTCGTGATGATATTTGATTAAAGGAAGCAACACTTTGATACAGAGAAGAGAAGTTCTTCCACAATCGATAGCACCCTGTTGTTTCTATAAAAAAgatcataaatatatatatcgtatcgtttcaaattaattaattaaatttcagtatatcaccaggtggtttagaattaatttcTATGCCTATTGAGACAATATATATCAAATgatggaattttttttttaccatcacagaaacagattttGCTACCTTATTCGCAATTTCCGAGGTAGGGTTCCGTTTGTAAGTTTACGATAATTAAGAGGATTGTTTAGCTGTCTTAGGGACTCGACTCCTCTTCATAAAATCTGATGTCCATAGCAACAGTGGATATATATCTCGGATGGTGCGACTTTTTCTccttctcacagatttccttatcttatcgtttcaaattaatgcattttcagtatatcactgcACGGTTTATAACTAATGTTTTTTTGCCTGTTGTGtgtatattaacattttaacgtGTTAGTTACACTGGCAATAATACATGTTTACATACGTTTAAGTACAGCAATTAATGCGCTATTATTTTAAGTAGTTACAATTGCTTACCGGTTACTAGAATGACGCAATATTTCCCACCGTGTTCTAGTATTTCATACAAATACTTCAGTGAATCTTTAAGATCATCAACGTAGTACAAAGAGTTAACAGAAAAGATTATATCATATTTGATACTCGCTCCAACATCAGCACGATATTCATCCAACGTTTGCTGTCGCCACTGATATGTTAACCCTTTCAGTTTACTCTTCTCCAGGGATTCCTTGTAGATGTCTATGTATTTTTTGGAAGGTTCTAATACAGTAACCTCTATCGATGAAAAAACCTCCAGCAGTTTCGAGATATTTCCAAGTTCAACCTCaccttttaaaataagaaaacaaCATGAAGTTGGTGTTTTTTATAGATAAATCATGAATGATTCCACCGAACTTTCGAGGTAAAATAACGATTGTGAAGCATTTGATCAATAGGAAAACTTCCTTAAAATGTcttgacatgtttcgagaaactattatcatcatcatcagaacagaaaacaacgtCTAGtgtacttatataccaataggaatCGTATGTTAATGAGGAAGTAATTGTCAGACAAACAACAAGAAGAAACGTAGGCAACAAACAATCATATGGTGAGCGTTACGCCTAACATAGATTTGTTTGTTGAAGGAAGATTTACTCTACGTGAAGTGGAGGGATTCATTGGCCTTAAGATCTCACTATTATTTAAGAAAGCGGAATCTGCAGGATCCAGAACGGTGAAGCATTCCGCATATTAGCGAGGGCCTTACACCGTTCTAAATCCTGCAGATGTTGAAAAACTTGAGAAGCCTTGTCCCTAAAATGTTCACGCATCAGCATTGGTTTCACCAATATACATGGAATTACATCCCATAGGCGCGGcctacatttaaatttatatacaacACGAGAGCGGGGAATATCGGGGACAGGGTCCGTAAGACTAAACAAGTTcgaaattttaaatgatttgaatgctaattaaataaacattcaaatcatttaaaatttcaaacttTTTTGTAAATGTAACTTCGCATATCCTTAGAGATCAAAGTTCACAAATACAATTGATACTTGTTCaaaagttatttaatattttacataattttgtttgtatagcTAGGGGGCTCAGTTAATAGGGGTTACGTTGATTGCTTAGAGCCAGGTCTATCTATAGGCATAATATTTTCCTTTTATCATTCACTGATTTCATTGTCTGTCGTACTAAAGCCTAAATAAATCTAATCTATGTTATTGACTGACTTTTTTCAGGCATTTGACCTTGTTGACCACACGATTGCAATCAATAGGTTGTTTGAAGGTGTTCCCTCATCCTGTAATGCATGGATTGTAGATTTTTTCTCGGATCGGCTACATCGTGTTAAGTACTGTAATGTTGGTCTTTCCGATATTACTTTGATTAATGCAGGAGTTCTTCAAGGTACTAAATAAGTTTTTTTCAGCGTCTGATGGTGATAAGTCTATATCTTATTTGAAATGTGTTGATGATCTCACTATTATTTAAAGTCGATCTGTTGGTAAACAATCTAAATTGCAGGAATGTGCTACAAACttacttttttggtcaaatgaATCTAATATGAAATTAAACCCAAATAAATGTTGTGTTTGATGTTGACATTTGTTTCGCTAGGAATCCCAACGCCAACACTTCTTAATGATTTAGATGTTAATAAGACCGTTGTTGCTAAACTTTTGGCGATTTTTTATCAATCGAACCTTAGATGGGATACCCATGTtaactatattattaaaaagggtaataataatataaaaatacattatataggcctacataccctTAAGCGCCATGGTGTCACATCTTGTTACTGTCTACCTAAGCGCAGTTCGACATATTGAATCCAGTTTGGAGCAGGTTTAACTAATATAAGCATCATGAGTATGCTCATGAGTATGCCATTAAGCGTGTCCATTTTAGGCCGTGGTTATTCGACCTACTATGATGCCTTTGGTCGAACTGTGCTTAGTTACACTAAATCTGTACCTTTACTTTCCAAAATCCTCTGTAGAGATTCGTTTAGATTACATGCGTTTTAATCATAAAACAACTCTTCTCCTTATAATGCTAGGCATAGACATACGTTTGTTAAAACGCAGTCCTGTTCCATTGATTAGActtttaaatgaataatttgtaattttacctttttatgttgttttattgtatgtattttgatGTTCAATTGGTTTTTATGACACATAGcagtaatattttaatttttttaaagtttttaaagtaattttaaccaattttatacacattttgtaaattgaaagaattaataatgtaatgtaatcgTAATCTATCTAATCTTTTATGTAGGcttaccaaataaaaaaaaaaacattttcactGAAAAAAGCTTGTATCGTTACATATTTGCGATTGaaaaaaattaggcctactgtattattttgtacttttaataTCTGACCATTGATAAATTAAGAACATTTCTTGGTTATAACATTTCACAGTTCATCCAGGGTCCCTTCATTGTGTTCAACATTCCACAGTTCATCCAGGGTCCCTTCATTGTGTTCAACAGGCTATCTGACCTGGGAATAAACTTACCCGAACCGCTACCAACACCAAGTACTTTTAATGGCCGTTTACCAATCGTTACAGATCCTATAAGTTGATTTTTTACCAGTTGGTTTGTCCAATCAACTAGTACATTCTTTCTCTGTTGACGTTTTGTCCGTTCTTCGAATGCTTTCACGTAGTAATCAGGATCGGAAGAAAGAACTTTCGAAAATGCCATAGCGACTGTGTTAGTGTTAAGTTCAACAATGAAAGTACGaacaaagaacttataacacaagaatctcctgttcttcaatttgcattcaaaatacagtatcggaagtacaggtgTGCTGTTCGCGATTGATAATTTGTTATGCGTaccgccctctatagtttgtcTCCACTGTTCGATAAGTGTTAATGGCGGCTCGGCAGTcacatatattgttttcatCTCAAAACGATGTTTTATGCAAGATATTGAAAGAGGTGTCGATTCACACCCTTTTTtaccacacacacacacacacaaactcAAACGAATAAAGACTTGGTTATACTGATCGGTgtgataaatgtttatttattagttCCGTGACAGTAAAAAAGGGTGATCGATTACATCTACACCAAACCTTGCAGGCAGACGTTAATCACTAATCATGACAACACGGTCAGGTCAACCATACAACGAAGGCTATGGTGTGACACATAGTGAAGAAAAAAGTGGACAAGGGCAAGACGCCCCAAACAAGATGAGTTCAAAACGAAGCACCAGTTCCAGCTCATGTTCATCCCGCAGTTCTGTGGCATCGAAAGCTCGTGCCAAGGCGGAAGCGAGTAAAGTGAAATTGGATTTCACACGCCAACAAACACAGATTAGACCAAGGATGGCATTTCAAGAGGCAGAAATGAAACGGCAAAGTGCCCAAATACAGTTGTTGGAAGCTGAAAAGGACGCAGCAGCAGCAGAAGCTGAAGCAGCTACACTAGAAGAAGCTGCAAATTCTAAGGCAGGTAGTGAAATTAACCTTCCTACAGATGACCCGAAAGAAAGGGTAATGCAATATCTCACTGATAACGATTCCATATGCTCGAAGAACGAGCAAAATGAAGATGTAGTTACTTATAGCCTCTCGCCTAATGCTGCAACTTCCAAAGCAGAGCAACAATTTGCCTTCAGCAGGCAATCATACTGATATAGATGGGCCCTGGCCATCTCCTAGCGCTACAGATGCCTTTGCTATGAAAAATCCTCATCCCAATCCAGCGTTAAATCTTACACCAGAAGGTTCGATACCTGATAAATCTAGCAGACCTACGACAGTTATAGAGGCGGCTTCGCAGATAGGTAATGCTCTCCTAAAGAAGGAGTTGGTAAACAACAGCCTAAGAAAGTTTACTGACAAAGCAGCACATTACCGGGCATGGAAGGCAGCCTTCCACAATACCACAATGGAATTAAACTTGACACCGTCACAAAAGTTGGAACTTTTAATGAAATGGCTGGGTAGCGAGTCTCACAAATTATCTATTTCAATTTACAATTCACACATTTCCAGACCAGAATTAGGATTAGAACGGATTTGGGAGATTCTTGACAACAAGTATGGTTCAGCCGAAGCATTAGAGAAGGATATTCAGACTAGAATAGAGACTTTTCCTAAAATAAATACATGGGAGGCTGAGAAAATAATGCTATTCAGCCAGCTGATGAATGAAATTCAGTATATGAAAGACGAAGGTATATATCCAGGCCTAGCTGCCTTGGACTCTGCAAGGGGTTTGCACCCACTTGTCGAAAAGCTTCCTAACAACCTTCAAGAAAAATGGTGTATGACAGGCTCACAGTACAAGTTGGACCATAAAGTTCTATTTCCACCATTCAATGTATATGTCAAGTTTGTTCAAAAATATTCTAAGATATGGAATGATCCTAGCTTCTGCAGGCCAGCTAATCACAAGAACAGTGGTGAAGGTGTCTCAAAGGCTCAACGAACATTGGTGAATGTAAAGAatacaaatattacaaataaagatGTTAATGATGGCATGTGCCCACTGCATGAAGGAAAACATCCATTGGTGAAATGCAGGGTGTTCATAGCGAAATCATACTTGGAAAAGAAGAAACTTATTAAGGACTACAAATTATGCTTCCGATGCCTC
This genomic stretch from Antedon mediterranea chromosome 11, ecAntMedi1.1, whole genome shotgun sequence harbors:
- the LOC140063033 gene encoding histamine N-methyltransferase A-like — translated: MAFSKVLSSDPDYYVKAFEERTKRQQRKNVLVDWTNQLVKNQLIGSVTIGKRPLKVLGVGSGSGEVELGNISKLLEVFSSIEVTVLEPSKKYIDIYKESLEKSKLKGLTYQWRQQTLDEYRADVGASIKYDIIFSVNSLYYVDDLKDSLKYLYEILEHGGKYCVILVTETTGCYRLWKNFSSLYQSVASFNQISSREVIDGLKALNIGYELERTRNDIDVTECFNQGSIEGKYMIDFLSQVVNLRESVSESTYWEFVDFLKNISALQEGYGSKLWLESGWEATFVKKQ